GCGCCGGAGGCCTCGAGGACTTCGCGCGCGGAGTCGAGCTCCGACCGCAGCCGCAGCGCGGGCTCGCGCTCGCCGGGGATGGCACGCAGGTCGGCGAGGGCGTCGCGGGCCACGGTGACGATGCCGGCCAGCTCGGCCTCGGCACGGGCCGGGTCGCGGGCGGCCAGCTCGGCCTTGACGGTGATCGCGGACAGGCAGTAGCCGATCAGGTCGTGCACGTCCTGGGCGATCCTGCGCCGCTCCCGAGCCGCGGCCAGCCCGGCGAGCGCGAGCCGCGACTCGCGCACCTGGTAGACCAGCCGGGTCACCGCGGTCAGCCCGTAGAACATCGCCGACATGCCCGCCACCTCCTGCAGGGCGGCCGGCACGCCCGCGGGCGAGCCGTACCGGATGATGAGCACGATCGGCACGCTGCCCACCACGACCGCGTAGAGCGCCCACGCGAGCCGCCACGAGGGGATCACGATCAGCAGCGCGGCGGCGGCCCACCCGACCAGCTGGTAGTACGGGCGGTGCGGCTCGAGCAGCGGCAGCCACGCGATCACCAGCTGGGCGGGCAGCGTCCAGGCGGCGTGCCGCGGCCACGTGCCGGGAGGGCGCGGCAGCGCGTGGTACGCCTGCAGGCCGACGACCGCGATGACCGCGGCCCAGTACGCCACCCGCAGCCCGACCGGCACCTGCGCGCGGGCCACGACGATGATCGCGGCGACCGGGACCCACAGGTAGACGACCGTCAGGATGGGCACCGCGAGGCGCGGGGTCAGATCGCCGGCCGGCGGCATGGGCGCCGGCTCGGGTCGCCGCCTGGCCTGCTGCGCGGCCTGCCGGGTCAGCGGCGGGATCTCCGCGGCGCGCCCGGCGGCGGCCAGCCCGATGACGCCGGACAGCGCGGAGCCGAGCACGGCCTCCAGGGTGTGACCGGCCCGCTCGCGCTCCTCGGCCACCGTCTGGGCGGCCAGTTCGGCCCGGGTGGCGTGCAGCTCGTCGCGCAGATCGCTGAGCCGGGTGAGGGCGAAGACGACCAGCCCCTGCGTGGCCGTGTTGCCGACGGCGTTCACCCAGACGTAGGGGTCGGCGCCGAGGTTCAGCAGGCCCGCGGCGGCTGCCACGCAGGTGAAGAGCGCCCAGCGCACCGGGCCGCGCGCGACCAGCAGCGCGGAGGCGGCGAAGAACGCCGACGGGCCGCCGAACGGCACCGGCCCCGCCCAGGCGAACAGCACCGCCTGTCCCGCCACCAGCCACCAGCCCCGCAGCCGCCTGGTCCGCGGTAACGAGCACAGGACCTGCAGGCCGAGGGAGAGCAGGGCCGGCACGCCCGGCAGGCCGCCCGTCGCGGGGATCGTGAGGAGGACGAGCACCACCAGGATGATGAGCGTGGACACCCGTTCCCCACCGCGACACGATCTTCAGCGTTCCCGCCAAAGCATCCCACAGGCCGTGCCGCGCCCCCGCGTACGGGTTCAGCCGA
This genomic interval from Nonomuraea helvata contains the following:
- a CDS encoding sensor histidine kinase, which gives rise to MSTLIILVVLVLLTIPATGGLPGVPALLSLGLQVLCSLPRTRRLRGWWLVAGQAVLFAWAGPVPFGGPSAFFAASALLVARGPVRWALFTCVAAAAGLLNLGADPYVWVNAVGNTATQGLVVFALTRLSDLRDELHATRAELAAQTVAEERERAGHTLEAVLGSALSGVIGLAAAGRAAEIPPLTRQAAQQARRRPEPAPMPPAGDLTPRLAVPILTVVYLWVPVAAIIVVARAQVPVGLRVAYWAAVIAVVGLQAYHALPRPPGTWPRHAAWTLPAQLVIAWLPLLEPHRPYYQLVGWAAAALLIVIPSWRLAWALYAVVVGSVPIVLIIRYGSPAGVPAALQEVAGMSAMFYGLTAVTRLVYQVRESRLALAGLAAARERRRIAQDVHDLIGYCLSAITVKAELAARDPARAEAELAGIVTVARDALADLRAIPGEREPALRLRSELDSAREVLEASGATVLIDAGPVPEEADDALLAVVVREAVTNVLRHSQARHVTIALSAADDQVRLRLTNDGVTGDGVTGDGVTGDGVTGDGVTGDGVTGRTAEPGQGIANLAERLAARGGRLTTASRDGHYRLEAALPVRDGGRPA